ACAAGTAAAATAAAAAGCTTGCTATATAGTATTGACAAGGCAAACCAGGCGTTGGCGTTTGAGTTGATGCGTGGCAGCGGAGTACCCCCTTTATTAAGTCAGGAACTTGCCGAGAAATATATTATAGAATGTCTTTCCAATGATTTTACCAGCCTTTTTGCCCACACTGAAAAGCTCAACCTAAGTCGGCAAAAACTCGACACCATTCCCCCTGCCCTGGGCAAATTGCCTAAGCTAAAATTTTTATTTTTACCTTTCAACAATTTTGATCAACTACCCGCCGAAATGGGCAACTTGAGTAGCCTTAAACGTATTTACCTGGACGGTAATCGTTTGGCAGGATTTCCAGCATCTTTTACTCAGCTACAAAACCTAGAACGTATATCGCTTGTGGGTAATCGCCTTACTCAAGTTCCCCCCGAGGTGCTTGCCATGCACAACATGCGTTGGTTAGACGTAAGCCACAATCAAATCACCCAGTTGCCCGAAGACATAGGTAAACTTAACCAAATGGAGTTTTTAACCTTGAGCTACAATCAAATCACCCGATTGCCCGACAGCATGCGTAAACTGACCAAGCTGACCAGTCTTTCACTAGAGCATAACCCACTGAGCCAACAAGAGATAGAAAAAATACGTCGCTGGTTGCCCAAAGCCCAGGTTCGGTTTTAGCCCACTGAAAATGAACCCTATAGCGACAATGATGCGTGGTACTTTTTTATTTTGGTCAATCATTAATTTCTGGTAAAAAGTTGTACTTTTGCTGCTTGTAGAAGAACCTTTGTGTAGATCAAGTATGGCAGAAATTTTACCTTTTAAGGCATGGCGTTATAATGAGTTTTTAACTGAAAAGTTGCTCAGTTTAAGTGCCCCGTTATCCGAAACTATTTTTCAACAACAAGAAGCGGCTCTTTACCAAGAGCCTTACCACAACTTTCATATTGCATCGCCCAGCGATGCTCCTCCTTTTGAAAACATCAGCCGTAGAATAAGCAACTGGAAATTAGACGGCGTAATACGTCAGGACAACTTGCCTGGTATTTATGTATATTATCAGTATTTTCAGAGCAAAGGCGATAAAAAGATGTCTTGTCGCAAGGGTTTTGTTTGCCTGATTAGAACCTCCGATTTTGAAGACCAGGTGGTATTGCCTCACGAAATGACTGTACCCGCAGCAGTAAAGTTTCGTACAGGGTTGTTGCAGCACACCGATATGCACACTACACCCACCCATGGTTTGTATACCGACGATGAAGAACTTCTGGAACACTACTTGGACGAAAGCATCGAACATCCAATATACGACATTACTGACGCCCACCAAACCCGTCATGTTGTAAGCATTATTCAAGACCAACAAGTGGTCAATACGTTTATGCAAATTTTGCGTACCAAAAAAGTGTTTCTGGCAGATGGTCACCATCGGTACGAAAGCTCGCTTAATTATAAAAATACCCTTCAAAATAACAACCCCTATCACCAAGGCAATGAGCCATACAATTACCACATGATGTGGCTTACCAATACTGCATCGAGCGACTTGGGCATATTGCCTACCCATCGTATGGTGCACCGTTTGCCAAAGGGAATGAGTGAAGCTCAATTATTGAAAAAGCTTGAACAATATTTTGAGGTAACCCTCAAAGAAGACATCAAACAAGCATTGGGAGCGGCTGCGCCTACCGATAATCTCTGGAAATTTGTCCTTATTTTTAAGAATAGCTCTTATATCTTATCTTTAAAACCCGAAGCGCTCAACGACTTTGACCTGGAAATACCAGAGGTAGTAAAAAAACTGGATGTGTCGGTGATGCATTATTTTATCTTTGACCGTATCATGGGGTTTCCGTGGAGCAACCAGTTTGAGTACTTGAGTTTTTCGCAAAACTACCGTGAGTGCATCAAGCAAGTGCAAGAGGGCACCGAACAGTTGGCAGTGCTTACCCGTAAAGTGACTTTTGAAGAGATAAAAAATGTGTGCAAAAGTGGAAATACAATGCCAGCAAAAGCTACTTACTTTTTTCCGAAAGTATTGGGAGGGTTGGTGTTTGGGTCGGTAAAACCAGAGGAGTTTTAAAAACGTGTATGTGTCATTACTCATTACAAGTAATTCTTGGTGGTTGGCTGACGCTGGTTTGTATACTGTTGACAGGCTGCAATTCAGCATCGGACAATCGGGAGACAGTACATAAGGTGGGCTCCTGGCAAAAAGTAATTGTGAAAGATAAAAAAGGCAATCGCATTGTAAAGTTTATCTGGAACGAGCAGCAAGTATTGATTCAAACCCCTGAAAAACTATGGCAAAGCAAAGACAGTATTGCCCTGATTGAGCGCCCTACTAAAATATACCAAACCCCTGCAAACACTCCATTGATAGAAACCAACGTCAAAGGGTTAGATATTTTGGCCAAAACCATTTCTCCTCCCTTTTCTCAATGGCGGCTTCGTTTTGTGGGCGATACAATGCAAGTGTTCAAAGCAAACCAGCACCCACCTGCTTATTGGGTGGTACAGTACAAACTAAACAAATACCGGGTATACCAGGCAGGTAATGAAGTAGGCAAAACCAAGATAACTAATGGGATAGTAGATGTAGATGGCGTAGGCATTGACCTAAAAATACCAACGCCTACCAACTCTTATGCTTATACTTTGCTTATGATGTACCAAATACCCAAAATCATTAGGTGTAGCCTGATGGCGGAATTGTTGCTGAAGCAGCTCTAAATAAACATACCCATCACAACTACAACTCTTAACCTAATATGATAAGATCTTATACCCAAGCCGATAAAGCTGCTGTGCTACAACTGTTACAAGCCAATACTCCGACGTTTTTTGACCCTTCCGAAGAAGCCGACTTTGTTCATTACCTGACCAATGAACTAGAAGATTACTTTGTGATCGAACAAAATCATCAGTTGTTGGGCTGTGGGGGAATCAATTACTTGATAGCAGATAAAACCGCTCGTATTTCGTGGGACATGCTGCACCCTGAAGCTCAAGGAAAGGGGTGGGGGGCAAAGTTGGTGCAACACCGTCTTGATCACATCAAAACCAAACCTGAGATAGCGACTGTAATAGTGCGTACCAGTCAGCTGGCTTATCAGTTTTACCAAAAGTGTGGTTTTGTGCTACAGGAAGTCACCAAAGACTATTGGGCAAAGGGTTTTGACTTGTATTATATGGTTTTAGAGCTTGTTTAATAGCTCAATGGCTCGTAAAGTGGGATAGATAATCAACACATTTTGCGAACCATTGAACTACCTACCTTTGTTTACAGGTTTTATAAGCCTTCAAAACCTGTAGCTGCTTGCTGAGCAGGGTATACTTGTGGCTTATCGCTCGAAGCTTGTCCCTGTAGGAGCCGCCAACTATTTTACCTAAACCACTTCTTCAAATACAAATAATCGAGAAAGTAAATGACCTTAAGCGAAA
The window above is part of the Microscilla marina ATCC 23134 genome. Proteins encoded here:
- a CDS encoding leucine-rich repeat domain-containing protein, coding for MEEQEYTSKIKSLLYSIDKANQALAFELMRGSGVPPLLSQELAEKYIIECLSNDFTSLFAHTEKLNLSRQKLDTIPPALGKLPKLKFLFLPFNNFDQLPAEMGNLSSLKRIYLDGNRLAGFPASFTQLQNLERISLVGNRLTQVPPEVLAMHNMRWLDVSHNQITQLPEDIGKLNQMEFLTLSYNQITRLPDSMRKLTKLTSLSLEHNPLSQQEIEKIRRWLPKAQVRF
- a CDS encoding DUF1015 domain-containing protein; translation: MAEILPFKAWRYNEFLTEKLLSLSAPLSETIFQQQEAALYQEPYHNFHIASPSDAPPFENISRRISNWKLDGVIRQDNLPGIYVYYQYFQSKGDKKMSCRKGFVCLIRTSDFEDQVVLPHEMTVPAAVKFRTGLLQHTDMHTTPTHGLYTDDEELLEHYLDESIEHPIYDITDAHQTRHVVSIIQDQQVVNTFMQILRTKKVFLADGHHRYESSLNYKNTLQNNNPYHQGNEPYNYHMMWLTNTASSDLGILPTHRMVHRLPKGMSEAQLLKKLEQYFEVTLKEDIKQALGAAAPTDNLWKFVLIFKNSSYILSLKPEALNDFDLEIPEVVKKLDVSVMHYFIFDRIMGFPWSNQFEYLSFSQNYRECIKQVQEGTEQLAVLTRKVTFEEIKNVCKSGNTMPAKATYFFPKVLGGLVFGSVKPEEF
- a CDS encoding GNAT family N-acetyltransferase, whose product is MIRSYTQADKAAVLQLLQANTPTFFDPSEEADFVHYLTNELEDYFVIEQNHQLLGCGGINYLIADKTARISWDMLHPEAQGKGWGAKLVQHRLDHIKTKPEIATVIVRTSQLAYQFYQKCGFVLQEVTKDYWAKGFDLYYMVLELV